The genomic window TCTGTTTTGAAGGTAAATCTTTATGTCCTTTTACAGCTTGTACTTTTATGGCTGTTACATACTCTTTTGTAGTATTGCTTACTGATGGTGTTTGAATTTGAGCATTTGCTGGTGTTGTTCCTGCTCCTGCTGCTAGAATTGCTGCTCCAATAATTAATGCTGATATTTTTTTGTTTTTCACTTTTCATTCGCTCCTTTTGTTTTCCTTAAGTCAAAATAATAAATATGTTTCTTAAACACTATGATTTCATATAATTAAAAGTTTCCTCAGCTTCAAATTAAAATTTTCAACTCTCTTTGAAGTCTAAAAATACTTAAAAATTATTAAACTACTTTTAATTATCGTTTGTTATAATAAATTATTCAAATAAATCCTTAATTAGGAATTCAATATATTTCTTTCCTTCTATATTTAGGTGCAAACACTATATGATATTTACACCCCCACTTAGTATGTGCTAAACTATTATTGTCCATTTTGGGCAATACCTCCTTTGATTCTAGATTGGCTAGCGAAACCATATCTATTTTATCAAAGTGAGGTATTTTTTTTCAAAGCTTAAGCTTTTTTGAACACACCTGCATAGCAGGTGGTTTTCTTTGTAGACAATAAAACTACAAAAGCTACTGATTTAAGTAGCTTTTGTAGTTATTAAAATTAACTTACTTTGCTTTTACAAAACCATTTATTATAAAAGTATCCTTCTTTAGAAATTAACTCTTCATAACTTCCATGTTCTATTAATTGACCTTGATCCATTACTAATATTTCATCAAAATTTGATAGTTTACCGTTGATCTTGTGAGTGATCATAATACATGTAACATCATCTAAGTTCAAAACAGTATCTATAAAAAATGAGACTGAATGTAAATCCAAAGCAGAATCAGGCTCGTCTGCAAGTAGTATACTTGTATTTTTTAATATTTCTCTAGCTATTACAATTCTTTGTTTTTCCCCGCCTGATACAGAATCTAAATCATTTAAATTAAATTCCATTCCTGAAGCATGCTTTTGGGAAAATTCACTTATTTTTAATCCATTAACTAGTTCATTATATTTATTGTCATCATAATTTTTATTTAAAGTTATATTATCTCTTATGGATTTATTAAATAGAAATAAATCTTGGTTAATATAAGCTAAATTGTCATAAATAAAATCCTCTTTTAAATCTTTAATATTATAATTATCAAATAGGATATCACCTTCATACTCATTAAAGTAATTAGAAATTAATTTTAAGATTGTGCTTTTACCGGATCCATTTCCTCCTATTATTGCATAGTTCTTATTTTTATTAAATGTAAAATCAAAATCTTTAACTGCATACTTTTGATTACTAGGATATTTAAACGAAACATTTTTAAACTCTATGCATTCATTAAAACCTTCTTTATTTATCAGTGTTTCAGAATCAGAATTATTATATTCAATGATTTTGCTGTATGTGTTTTGTATGTCCTCTACAGATTTAATTTTATTGACACTAGTCATAATATCCATAACTGGTGATACTATATTAAATAGCAATTGTATTAAAGCAATTAATGATCCAACTGTTAAGACATTATCTATTACTAGCCATCCACCAAAAATAAAAACTAATAAAGTCAATATAGTAGTTAGAAACATTAAAAAGCATTGTACCAATGTCATATAATTTCTCAAATCGTATTTTGTGTTTTCTAAATCTTTAGTTACATCAAAACACTCCTCTGTGGCCATTTCAATTATTTTAAAAGACTTAATAACCTTAAATCCATTAAGTACCTCTGTAATTTTGTTCATTGACTTTTCATGATTTCTACTTAAATTTTCACTATATCTTTTAGCCTTTTTAGATAAAAGTGCAGGGACAATTACAGCAATAATCAGTGCAGCGATTATGAATAATAACAATATCGGATAAACTAAGATTATACCTATAGCAGCAAATATAAATAAAATTATTTTTTCTATTATCTCTATTTTAGTTATAACGGAATTTTCCTCATATCTGTTTAAGTCATTAAAAATAAAAGATATGTACTTAGATAAATCACTTTTATAGAAATATGGGATTTTAAACGAAAAGATTTTTTTATATAAGTTTTCTTTTAAATTAAGCATAACTATCTTAGTATATCGATTTTTCAACCTAGAATATATATTAAAGCTGACAATTTGAACCATTACAATCAGAATAGCTAGTAGTATTTTTCCATAATAATCATTAAAATTTTTCTCTGTCAAACAATCAACTATACTTTTGAAACTCAATGAGAATGCAATTGTTGAACCATTGTATATTAAAATTGAAATACTGAGTAGAAAAAAGAATATATATTTATTATTTTTAGTCTTTTGCCTCATATAATTTCCTCCTTTTACAAATATTTTTAATTTTCACTTCAACGTATTTTAGCTTATTTAAGTATTCCAGTGGATAACATATTATTAATAAAATGCAGCATAACTGGTATATACAATTTATCTGTTTTTAAATATGCATATCCTGTAATAAGAGCCAGGGGGAATCTATAGAGCAGGTTTATATATGGAGAGGCTGCATTATGTAAAACAAAAGCAAATACTAAGGCACAGAGTACCACCCTAAATACTGAATTCGAGCATATTTTTTTTGTTTGAAAAAACATGACTCCTTTAGTAAAAAATTCTTCTGCTAACACTACTCCTAAATTTTGCAGTGTGGCTATAATAAGAAGAGTACATGCAAAATTAGTTTTAATTATTAAAAATCCATATAGGCTTACAATACTTATTAAACAAAATATAGACTCTTTCTTAGTTATCTTTGATATGCCAAATTCAGCTAGTGATACACCATATATTTTTTTAAAAAATAAGTATGGCAAAATAACCATACATAATCCCATAGAAACCCATGTACTCAATATAGTAGTAGTATAATTAACTGTATTAACAAAAACCTTGCTTAATATAAGAGCGCTTATCAATAAAAGAAGTATTGGAATAAAAACAATACATATGAACCCAAATATAGGTTTTAATTTATTTTTAAAGAAGATAGCATTGACTTTATTCATTGCAAATCACTACCTTTAAATTTTTTAACAGCTAATAAATTAAAAATAATAATATATATAATGTTAAGTAAAATAAATGCGAAAAATAAATTTAATTTTTCACTATAATTTACAACTACTTGATTAGTTGTTGAAAATACATCATCACTGAGTTTAATTAGATAATACCAAGGATTAATATTTTGAAGATATGGGACTCTAAAGGTATTATGAAATACCAAAACTATAACAAAGACAATTCCTATTACTGGCGCTGGTTTTAAATAGGCACTTAAAAATAATGAGAACTGTGTCGTGAGGATAAATGAGGATATATATACAGCTCCTAGTACAATAACTAAAGCCCATATGTTGTTACCTAAGAATTTTCCAGAAGATATAGTTGGATTTTGACATACAAAAATATAGTAAATTGCAATATTTATAATAAAAACAATTATAAAAGTTATTGTTGCAAAAGATATTGTAGCTAAATTTTTTGCAAAATACATTCTGCCTCTATTTCTATATCTAGTAGTGTAAAGTGATATGCTCCCGTCTTCTATTTCACTAGCTAAAATTCTTGAGCATATAAAGGCAAAAATCATAGGAGTAATAAGTATACCACTAGAATTAAAAATTTGAGTGGATACCCAATAAAGAGCACTTTGATTACTTTCTCCTATATAACCAGATGATAGAACAGCTGCTCCAAACATAAAACTAATTGCGACTAAAGCTAATAGCGCTAACCAGTCTTTTCTTTTAATGAGTTTAATCATTTCTATTTTATAAATAGTGAATAATGATGTATTCATATTTTCACCTCACTTTTGAAAAAATCATAGAGAGAGCTTTCCCTAATCTGTATGTCTGAAATTTTAATTTTATTTGTAAAAAGGATACTTAAAACTTCATTAATTAAGTTTTTTTCAACAAATTCAATTTTATTACTATCGACAATAGTAACTTTCCCTTTAAATTGTTCTATAATAATTGCACCTATTTGTTTTTGAATTACTTTTTGACAAATTACAGTGTATGTTTTTTTATATAAAAATACATCATCAAAAACTTTTTTCCCATTATTAATCATAACTACTCGGTCACATATATCACTAACATCATCTAAGTCATGACTTGAAAATAAAATCCCTGCTTTTTTATTCTTTGCTTTATCTACAATAACTCCCTTTAGCATTTCTTTACCTAAAGGATCGAGTCCAACAAATGGCTCATCCAAAATTAAAAATTCTGGATCATGAAGTAATGTTTGTGCAAGGCCTAAACGTTGCTTTTGACCAAATGAAAAACTTTTTACATAGGCTTTCTTTTTCCCATCTAGATCTACCAAAGTTAAAATGCTGTTTACTTTATTTTTTATTACATTTATATCTTTAATACCAGATGCCTTGGCTAACAACACTAAATTATCATAAGCATTTAAATAGTTAAAAAAACTTGCTTGGATAAGTATACCAAACTCGTTTAAGCGAGAATCCTCTCGCAAAAGTTCTGTACCTTTGTAGCAGACTTTCCCTGTATCAGGAGTGATATTTCCCGCAATGCAATTTAAAAGTGTGGTTTTCCCAGCTCCGTTCTTTCCTATTAATGCAACAATTTCTCCTGCTTTTACATCAAATGTCACATTATCCAACGCTTTCTTTTTATTTTTTCCATAGCTTTTAGATAAATGGTTTATTTCAAAAAAAGACATAAAAAATCCCCTTTCAATGTTTTATAAATGTAAAGTTTTTTCATTATATACTATGTATTCTATTAAGTTTGCATATGAAGGGCTACAGAATTTTTTAAATAAAAAACAGTGCCCAAATTTTTTTATTTTTGAAGGGTTGTATGTATATTCGTTTTATATATCACTTTACACTATAAATGTTATGATATATTATAATATTTAAGTTGAAGACTCTTTATTTATGAATTAATAAAGAGTCTTCAATTTAATAATTATATGTTCAAAAAATATTTTTAATTTCAAATACCATATTTAACCGTATATTATTAAGAAAAACATTACTTCATAAATATAGAATTATATTATGAAGGATTATTTTCCGAAAGAGAAACAACCAACGATTGGCGCACCAGCAGTAACACAACCTAAAGTTGCAGAAGCATTTTTAACCTCAAATAACATGATTTTTACCCCCTTTTTAAATTTAAATTAGTCTCATGAACTCTTTAATGTTTAAGATTATTTAACTTTAAGCATTACTAGTAAAGATTTACTTCATAAATATGAAGTTACATTATACTGAATTATTTTCCGAAAGAGAAACAACCAACAATTGGCGCACCAGCAGTAACACAACCTAAAGTTGCAGAAGCATTTTTAACCTCAAATAACATAACTTTTACCCCCCTTCTAAAATTTAAACTAATTTTTCCTGAACTCTCTAATTTCCTGGAATCATTGAGTATCAAGATTTATCCTATGTCTAACCATTTTAATACCCCATCTTCTTTAAAGTGGAGTAAAGAATGGTTAGATTTTGGATAAAGGTTTCCCATAAATGATAACGACTTCTAAGGAGTAAACTCCTAAGAATTCTGTTAATACCTTTCAGATGAAATAAAAACTCAACCTGAAAGTTAGAAACCTATTTATCAAAAGGATTTTCCATATAGATTATAGTAAAAATAGAAATATATAGAAATCCTTGTGAACATAATTAAAAGCACAAATTTTATAGTTTGTACACCTTTTTTAAATTTTGAAATTTATCATCAATATGAGAATATGCAACTTCGCAAAGATCATCATTTTTATAAATACTATGTGTACTTAAATAACTTCGAGCTCTGCAATTTCCACCGCAGAAGTACTTATATTTACAATCTTTACATCCTTCTAATGAATCTACACTAATATTTAAAAATGGATTTGTTTTTGAAATTATAATATCTTTTAAGTTTTTATCTAATATATTTCCAAGTTTTAATTCATCACTATGTAGCATATGACAAGGATATACAGTACCATCTGCTGCTACACTAATAAATTTTCTTCCTGCCTCACAACGAGTTTTACATTGAAGATTAAAACCATTCATTGGAGAATCTTGTATCACAACATCTTTTTGATCTCCAAGATATGCAGACATCAATTCAAATTCGTTTTTATCTAGAATATAATCTTTAAAGATTGGATTATTTATATCAATAGTCAAAACACTAAAACTAAAAGGAACATTAAGTGTTTTAGATAACTTAGCATATTCTCTCATATATATAGCATTTTTTTTATGTAAAGTTGCAATCATTTTTGTTGGAATTTTGTCTTTTAAAAATTTAACTGTTTCTATAACCTTTGGCATAATACCTTTATCTCTTATGAAATATGTATCCTTATTATAACCATCAATAGACACAGCAATTTCTTGCAGATAAGGCAGTACTTTAGTATAAACTTCGCTAGATAGTGTTCCATTAGTTATAATTGATAAAGAGATTCCTAAAGATTGTGCATATTTGCATATATCTTTCAAATCTTCTCGTATAAATGGTTCACCGCCAGATATAACTACTTGTTTTATATTAAAGTCATTTAATTTTTTAAATATCTCGCATATTTCTTCAAATCTTAGATCCTTTTTTGTGTTACGCTTGTTTACATAGGAATAACAACCAATACAATGTAAGTTACACCTATCTGTAACATGAACATAAGCAGCCTTTATAGAAAAGGAATCCTCATCTTCTTTTTTAAAAAAATCATTTTTATATAAAACATTAATTAACTTTTCATCACTTGATGATATGTGAATAATATTACTTTCCTTCATGATTTTATTTACAAGACAAGAACCCTGTTCATCTAATCCTAAAAACACACCAGTGGTACTATTACCAATCATATTTATTCCATCAATCTCAAATAACACAATACCTTCATGAAATTTTTCTTTTAATACCATCCTTTTTCCCTTCCTTTTTTAACTTTTAACTTATTTCTAACAAGATTTTTTGTAATTATCCAAATTTCATATTTTCTTTTGCCTTGGCTATAAGACTAATTATATATGGGATAAAATATAATTCAATATTAACGCGATGAAAGCTACAATATGCATTGTGAATGGAATATTTATGAATATTTTTTCTTTTCATGCTCATTTTCTTCCTTTTCATGGGTTTTTCATTGACATATATTACTTTAAATGTTATACATTTGAATAGAGGAGGTTAAAAGATAAATAGTAATGATAAAAGAATTAACATATAAAATAACTTATTATATAAAAGAAAATAGTGATATTAAAAATAATCGTGATTTAGAAAAAATAGATTATTCATTGCAAGCTATATTTAATGAATTATTTAAAACAATTGTATTGGCACTTTTATTTTTGATACTTGGAAAAATAAATTATTTCTTATTTTCCGTTACTATTTTATTTTCTATCAGAATTTTTGCAGGTGGATATCATTGCAATACTACAATAAAATGTTTATCATACTCGATTTTATTTTTTTTAGTTTCTTGTTTTATTGGAGGATCCATTACATATAAACTAAATACTTCAATTTATTATATTATTGGATTATTAAGTATTTTTATAGTTGCATTAAGATCGCCATATCCAAACAAAAAAAGACCTATTAAAAATAAAAAAAGAAGGTATATTTTAAAAATTGCTGCTACCTTCTTTACAATACTTTGGACATATGTCTTATTATTTCACATAAAAAATGCAGATTATTTAAACTGTGGATTTATTACAATTGTACTGCAGGTTTTGCAGTTAGTACAAATAGGAAAGGAGTAACTCAATGAAATTTCAAATGAAAATCAAAAGGAATTTGATGGTAAATGTATTAGGTGTATTGTTAATTGCCTTATCTTATATTATAACTAGTACAGCTTCTTTTGGTTATATAGGTGAACCTGATGTTCCTGAAAATTTACTAGATTAATATTTTAAAAATTGTATAGTTATTTTCAAAAAATAGTTGAATTTTACCATTATTATGTTCAACTATTTTTTTTACATTATTTAATCCATAACCTCTATTTTCACCTTTTTTAGTTGAAAAACCTTTTTTAAATATTTTATGGATGTATTCTGATTTCATAGTTATGCCTTTATTTTTTATTTCTATAACATTTTGATTATTTTCTTTTGTTATATTTAATATAACTTCTTTATCATCACTATCAGAAGCTTCAAAGGCGTTATCCAAAAGATTACTCAACATTTCTGAGAGTTCATAATCATTCATTTTTAACTCTTTTAAGTCATTATTCACACAATACGAAAACTTAATATTGCTCTTTCTAGCTTCACATAATTTGCTGTATATTACTGCCCATAGTATGGGATTATTAACATATATAATATCGTCTATACTTTTAGTAGAATAATTTAATGACTTTATATATTCTTGTAGAGAGTATTTTAAATTTTTTTCATCTGTTACCTCTATTATTCCATTTATAGTATTTAGGTGATTTTTAAAATCATGCTGCTTACTTCTAATTTCATCTATAATATTGTTTATAATAGGATTATATGTATTTTGGATCATCATAACTTTTTTTTCTTCATTTATTTTTATTACATAATAGTAGAAAATTAAATTCAAAATAAGTAGTACAGCTTGAACTAAAATAATTATCAATATATTATTTAAAATAATATTTTTATCATAATTCCAAATTATTTTTAAAACTAGTATATATATAGTGAAGTTAACTATGAAATAATAAATTATTCTAGAATCTATTATTTTAATGGTAATTTCATCAGGAATTAAAAAATATCCAATTATTATAAGCATTAATATTATAGAATTAGTACTAATGTTAAACAAAAATACTCCTAAATATTTGTTTAAATTAAGCCATTTTAAACTAAATATAACTATTAGCTGTGATATCATTATTATATTTAAGATTAAACAAACTTCTAAAAATACAGAAATAATTTTTTTATGATAAAAATATGAGACTAAAAAAATAACAATTAAGTAACTTAAAATTATATTAAAATAGAATTTCATGCTACTAGTTGCAGCCATTGTAAATGAACCAATCAATATTATAATTATACTTTTTAAAAAAGTTTTTTCGTCTTTTAAGCTAAGTTTTTTCCATAAAATCATAAAGGCACTTAATTCGATAAATGTAGTACTAAACTCTTTAATTATGTGCATTCATATAAAGCTCCTTTCAATTTAAATTTATTATTTAAATTTTTCTTCTAGTATATTTTTAAATTTATAACCTAAAAGAGCTTTTTCATCATAATTATCAAAGCTAATACTATTTAATTTAATTGATATGCTTTCAATTTTTTTTATATAATTAATATTTACTGCAAAGGACTTATGACACTGTATAATGTCTTGGCAATCAATTAATTTCAGTGCTTTTTTTAAAGATAATCTTTTTATTTTATATTTTCCTTGTTTAGTATGTATAGTGCATATACTAAGATTTACTTCAATAAAAATAATTTGATCTATATATATTTTTACACTAAAT from Clostridium sp. MB40-C1 includes these protein-coding regions:
- a CDS encoding ABC transporter ATP-binding protein; this translates as MSFFEINHLSKSYGKNKKKALDNVTFDVKAGEIVALIGKNGAGKTTLLNCIAGNITPDTGKVCYKGTELLREDSRLNEFGILIQASFFNYLNAYDNLVLLAKASGIKDINVIKNKVNSILTLVDLDGKKKAYVKSFSFGQKQRLGLAQTLLHDPEFLILDEPFVGLDPLGKEMLKGVIVDKAKNKKAGILFSSHDLDDVSDICDRVVMINNGKKVFDDVFLYKKTYTVICQKVIQKQIGAIIIEQFKGKVTIVDSNKIEFVEKNLINEVLSILFTNKIKISDIQIRESSLYDFFKSEVKI
- a CDS encoding CPBP family intramembrane glutamic endopeptidase — translated: MNKVNAIFFKNKLKPIFGFICIVFIPILLLLISALILSKVFVNTVNYTTTILSTWVSMGLCMVILPYLFFKKIYGVSLAEFGISKITKKESIFCLISIVSLYGFLIIKTNFACTLLIIATLQNLGVVLAEEFFTKGVMFFQTKKICSNSVFRVVLCALVFAFVLHNAASPYINLLYRFPLALITGYAYLKTDKLYIPVMLHFINNMLSTGILK
- a CDS encoding ABC transporter permease; amino-acid sequence: MNTSLFTIYKIEMIKLIKRKDWLALLALVAISFMFGAAVLSSGYIGESNQSALYWVSTQIFNSSGILITPMIFAFICSRILASEIEDGSISLYTTRYRNRGRMYFAKNLATISFATITFIIVFIINIAIYYIFVCQNPTISSGKFLGNNIWALVIVLGAVYISSFILTTQFSLFLSAYLKPAPVIGIVFVIVLVFHNTFRVPYLQNINPWYYLIKLSDDVFSTTNQVVVNYSEKLNLFFAFILLNIIYIIIFNLLAVKKFKGSDLQ
- a CDS encoding accessory gene regulator ArgB-like protein is translated as MIKELTYKITYYIKENSDIKNNRDLEKIDYSLQAIFNELFKTIVLALLFLILGKINYFLFSVTILFSIRIFAGGYHCNTTIKCLSYSILFFLVSCFIGGSITYKLNTSIYYIIGLLSIFIVALRSPYPNKKRPIKNKKRRYILKIAATFFTILWTYVLLFHIKNADYLNCGFITIVLQVLQLVQIGKE
- a CDS encoding cyclic lactone autoinducer peptide is translated as MKFQMKIKRNLMVNVLGVLLIALSYIITSTASFGYIGEPDVPENLLD
- a CDS encoding ABC transporter ATP-binding protein; protein product: MRQKTKNNKYIFFFLLSISILIYNGSTIAFSLSFKSIVDCLTEKNFNDYYGKILLAILIVMVQIVSFNIYSRLKNRYTKIVMLNLKENLYKKIFSFKIPYFYKSDLSKYISFIFNDLNRYEENSVITKIEIIEKIILFIFAAIGIILVYPILLLFIIAALIIAVIVPALLSKKAKRYSENLSRNHEKSMNKITEVLNGFKVIKSFKIIEMATEECFDVTKDLENTKYDLRNYMTLVQCFLMFLTTILTLLVFIFGGWLVIDNVLTVGSLIALIQLLFNIVSPVMDIMTSVNKIKSVEDIQNTYSKIIEYNNSDSETLINKEGFNECIEFKNVSFKYPSNQKYAVKDFDFTFNKNKNYAIIGGNGSGKSTILKLISNYFNEYEGDILFDNYNIKDLKEDFIYDNLAYINQDLFLFNKSIRDNITLNKNYDDNKYNELVNGLKISEFSQKHASGMEFNLNDLDSVSGGEKQRIVIAREILKNTSILLADEPDSALDLHSVSFFIDTVLNLDDVTCIMITHKINGKLSNFDEILVMDQGQLIEHGSYEELISKEGYFYNKWFCKSKVS
- a CDS encoding sensor histidine kinase, which produces MHIIKEFSTTFIELSAFMILWKKLSLKDEKTFLKSIIIILIGSFTMAATSSMKFYFNIILSYLIVIFLVSYFYHKKIISVFLEVCLILNIIMISQLIVIFSLKWLNLNKYLGVFLFNISTNSIILMLIIIGYFLIPDEITIKIIDSRIIYYFIVNFTIYILVLKIIWNYDKNIILNNILIIILVQAVLLILNLIFYYYVIKINEEKKVMMIQNTYNPIINNIIDEIRSKQHDFKNHLNTINGIIEVTDEKNLKYSLQEYIKSLNYSTKSIDDIIYVNNPILWAVIYSKLCEARKSNIKFSYCVNNDLKELKMNDYELSEMLSNLLDNAFEASDSDDKEVILNITKENNQNVIEIKNKGITMKSEYIHKIFKKGFSTKKGENRGYGLNNVKKIVEHNNGKIQLFFENNYTIFKILI
- a CDS encoding radical SAM/SPASM domain-containing protein, with translation MVLKEKFHEGIVLFEIDGINMIGNSTTGVFLGLDEQGSCLVNKIMKESNIIHISSSDEKLINVLYKNDFFKKEDEDSFSIKAAYVHVTDRCNLHCIGCYSYVNKRNTKKDLRFEEICEIFKKLNDFNIKQVVISGGEPFIREDLKDICKYAQSLGISLSIITNGTLSSEVYTKVLPYLQEIAVSIDGYNKDTYFIRDKGIMPKVIETVKFLKDKIPTKMIATLHKKNAIYMREYAKLSKTLNVPFSFSVLTIDINNPIFKDYILDKNEFELMSAYLGDQKDVVIQDSPMNGFNLQCKTRCEAGRKFISVAADGTVYPCHMLHSDELKLGNILDKNLKDIIISKTNPFLNISVDSLEGCKDCKYKYFCGGNCRARSYLSTHSIYKNDDLCEVAYSHIDDKFQNLKKVYKL